In the Leptospiraceae bacterium genome, one interval contains:
- a CDS encoding class I SAM-dependent DNA methyltransferase, with translation MALSWNEIKERAVQFSKEWENDFNERAEAKSFMDAFFHVFGINRRRVATFELNVKDESGKQGFIDLLWKGKILIEFKSKGKDLNKAHEQAKGYFPGLKDNELPRYILVSDFTNFRLYDLESLQPTSSDERVVEFKLSDLTNNVQHFAFIAGYEQKIYEEQDPVNIKAAELMGKLHDRLKDIGYTEHPLEVYLVRVLFCLFAEDTMIFEKQAFQDYIEQRTNEDGSDLAAKLHEIFQVLNTPKEKRFKNIDEQLNKFPYVNGKLFEEVLPIASFDSKMRYALLECCHLDWSLISPAIFGSMFQAVMNKEERRNLGAHYTSEKNILKLIEPLFLDELYEEFDSVKGNRNKLIDFHKKLGNLKFLDPACGCGNFLVITYRELRLLEIEVLKILSKKEMFTNIKTVVLIDVDQMYGIEIEEFPARVAEVAMWLIDHQMNQKLSKEFGMYFLRLPLQKAANIVHANALRTDWGILLRPRIIETYFYDMGKKEVSGKVEYSRDKIHLVSDYSYILGNPPFVGSRSQLDRQKEDTEIVFHGVNNIGVLDYVACWYYKAAKYIHNKKISVGFVSTNSIAQGIQISSLWKTLITQENIKIHFAHQTFKWSNEARGKAAVYCVIIGFANFEISKKRLFEYETVTSEAMQKIVTRINPFLLEGKDIFIEPQTNPIQKVPKMMKGNAAIDDGNFLFFTEEEKNGFVQKYPEQARLVRIFIGSDELINSYHRYCLWLKEATPKDIKENPEIKKRVDNVKKFRAGSKKPATRKWAEYPTLFMEDRQPETDYQMIPVVSSEFRKYIPIGFLPKEVIASYSSFILPDAGLYEFGIISSLMHNVWIKNVCGRLKGDIRYSNTLGYNNYPFPSNLNEKQTKAIETCAQRVLDVREEFQSLSILRRETKGEASQLGKNLGDISSLATLYDPLSMPPKLTKAHQELDKAVDSAYRSKPFTSEAKRMEFLFELYEKYTADLFSKEKINAIK, from the coding sequence ATGGCATTAAGTTGGAATGAAATTAAAGAACGAGCAGTTCAGTTTTCTAAAGAATGGGAAAATGACTTTAATGAAAGAGCCGAGGCGAAGTCTTTTATGGATGCGTTCTTCCATGTGTTCGGGATCAATAGAAGGCGAGTTGCAACATTTGAATTAAATGTAAAAGATGAAAGCGGCAAACAAGGATTTATCGACCTTTTATGGAAAGGGAAAATTCTAATTGAATTCAAATCAAAAGGCAAAGATTTGAATAAAGCCCATGAACAGGCTAAGGGCTATTTTCCTGGATTAAAGGATAATGAATTGCCCCGATATATTTTAGTTTCTGACTTTACAAATTTTCGTTTGTATGATTTAGAAAGCCTACAGCCGACTTCCTCCGATGAAAGAGTTGTTGAGTTCAAACTGAGTGATTTAACAAATAATGTCCAACACTTTGCTTTTATTGCAGGCTACGAGCAAAAAATCTATGAAGAGCAAGACCCTGTAAATATCAAAGCCGCCGAGCTAATGGGTAAACTCCATGATCGTTTAAAGGATATTGGATATACGGAGCATCCATTAGAAGTGTATCTAGTAAGAGTTTTATTCTGTTTATTTGCAGAAGATACTATGATTTTTGAGAAACAAGCGTTCCAAGACTACATAGAGCAACGAACAAATGAAGACGGCTCTGACCTCGCCGCAAAGTTACATGAAATATTTCAAGTTTTAAATACACCAAAAGAAAAACGATTTAAAAATATTGATGAGCAATTAAATAAATTTCCGTACGTAAATGGAAAGTTGTTTGAGGAAGTTTTACCCATTGCCAGCTTCGATTCTAAAATGCGTTATGCGTTATTGGAATGTTGCCACTTGGACTGGAGTTTGATTTCTCCCGCTATTTTTGGCTCGATGTTCCAAGCGGTAATGAACAAAGAAGAGCGAAGAAATTTAGGAGCGCATTACACTAGCGAGAAAAATATTTTAAAATTAATTGAACCACTTTTTCTTGATGAACTTTATGAAGAGTTTGACTCTGTTAAGGGGAATCGTAATAAGTTAATCGACTTTCATAAAAAGTTGGGGAATTTAAAATTTCTAGACCCAGCTTGTGGTTGTGGTAACTTCTTAGTAATCACGTATAGAGAATTACGGTTATTAGAAATCGAAGTATTAAAGATACTAAGCAAGAAAGAAATGTTTACGAATATCAAAACCGTAGTACTGATTGACGTAGATCAGATGTATGGAATTGAAATTGAAGAATTTCCCGCGAGAGTGGCTGAGGTAGCAATGTGGCTAATAGACCACCAGATGAATCAAAAACTAAGCAAAGAATTTGGAATGTATTTTTTGAGACTTCCTTTGCAGAAAGCAGCAAATATAGTTCATGCCAACGCTCTTAGAACAGATTGGGGTATTCTTTTAAGACCTAGGATTATAGAAACGTACTTTTACGACATGGGCAAAAAGGAAGTGTCCGGTAAAGTCGAATACAGTAGGGACAAGATACATCTTGTCTCTGATTATTCGTATATACTGGGAAATCCACCGTTTGTGGGATCACGCAGTCAATTAGATAGGCAAAAAGAAGATACCGAGATCGTATTCCACGGAGTCAATAACATTGGCGTATTAGATTACGTAGCATGTTGGTACTATAAGGCGGCGAAGTATATCCATAATAAAAAAATCTCAGTTGGATTTGTTTCAACCAATTCCATTGCACAGGGAATACAAATTTCTTCTTTGTGGAAAACATTAATAACGCAAGAAAATATAAAAATCCATTTTGCACACCAGACATTCAAGTGGAGTAATGAAGCAAGGGGCAAGGCAGCAGTCTATTGCGTAATTATTGGATTTGCAAATTTTGAGATTTCAAAAAAAAGATTGTTTGAATATGAAACTGTTACAAGTGAAGCTATGCAAAAAATTGTCACTCGGATCAATCCATTTTTGTTAGAAGGAAAAGATATTTTTATCGAACCACAAACAAATCCAATTCAAAAAGTTCCAAAGATGATGAAAGGAAATGCGGCAATTGATGATGGAAATTTTCTATTTTTCACAGAGGAAGAAAAGAATGGATTCGTTCAAAAATACCCTGAGCAAGCCCGTTTAGTAAGGATATTTATTGGTTCTGATGAGTTGATCAATTCCTATCATAGATATTGTCTTTGGTTGAAGGAGGCAACTCCCAAAGATATTAAAGAAAATCCTGAGATAAAAAAGAGAGTCGATAATGTAAAAAAGTTTCGAGCGGGCAGTAAAAAACCAGCAACAAGAAAATGGGCAGAATATCCTACTCTTTTTATGGAAGATCGACAACCAGAAACGGATTACCAAATGATTCCCGTTGTCTCCTCAGAATTTAGAAAATACATTCCCATTGGTTTTTTGCCTAAAGAGGTTATTGCCAGTTATTCTTCTTTTATTTTGCCAGACGCGGGTCTTTATGAATTTGGAATTATTTCCTCTCTTATGCACAATGTTTGGATTAAAAATGTTTGCGGGAGGCTAAAAGGTGATATTCGCTACTCTAATACATTGGGTTACAATAATTATCCGTTTCCAAGTAATCTAAATGAGAAGCAAACCAAAGCCATTGAAACTTGCGCCCAACGCGTGTTAGACGTTAGAGAGGAATTTCAATCCCTCTCTATTCTTAGGAGAGAAACTAAAGGTGAAGCAAGCCAACTCGGTAAAAATTTGGGAGATATTAGTTCCCTTGCTACTTTGTATGATCCTCTCTCCATGCCACCAAAACTAACGAAAGCACACCAAGAATTGGACAAAGCAGTGGACTCTGCCTACCGTTCAAAGCCGTTTACAAGTGAAGCAAAACGCATGGAGTTCTTGTTTGAGTTGTACGAGAAATATACTGCTGATTTGTTTTCAAAAGAAAAGATTAATGCGATTAAGTAA